In one window of Hymenobacter nivis DNA:
- a CDS encoding gliding motility lipoprotein GldH, which yields MLRFFDLSFLARPRALVGALGLLALAGCDPNRVFEENTDFPNNSWDVQRKPAFTFAIADTAARYDVYFDVRNASVYPFYNLYVKATLTGPGGRVGAPLLHQMLLMDPKTGEPRGSGTGDIYDHQILALPRQRFAQPGNYTLTLEQFMRQDQLPGLMAVGVRVAKYQAPAKK from the coding sequence ATGCTTCGCTTTTTTGATTTGAGCTTTTTGGCCCGACCCAGGGCCTTAGTGGGGGCCCTGGGGCTGCTGGCCCTGGCCGGCTGCGACCCTAACCGCGTGTTTGAGGAGAATACCGATTTCCCCAACAACTCATGGGATGTGCAGCGCAAGCCCGCCTTCACGTTTGCTATTGCCGATACGGCGGCGCGCTACGACGTATACTTCGACGTGCGCAACGCCTCGGTGTACCCCTTTTACAACCTTTATGTGAAGGCTACGCTGACGGGCCCCGGCGGCCGCGTAGGGGCCCCGCTGCTGCACCAAATGCTGCTGATGGACCCCAAAACCGGCGAGCCCCGCGGCAGCGGCACCGGCGACATCTACGACCACCAGATTCTGGCCCTGCCCCGCCAGCGCTTTGCCCAGCCCGGCAACTACACCCTCACGCTGGAGCAGTTCATGCGCCAGGACCAGCTGCCCGGGCTGATGGCCGTGGGCGTGCGCGTGGCCAAGTACCAGGCCCCTGCGAAGAAATAA
- a CDS encoding cold-shock protein — protein sequence METGTVKFYDDAKGFGFIIPDGTEEEIFVHQTGLIHEIEEGDRVQFSVKAGKKGPNAVEVTRIV from the coding sequence ATGGAAACCGGTACGGTTAAATTTTACGACGACGCCAAAGGCTTCGGCTTCATCATCCCCGACGGCACGGAGGAGGAAATTTTTGTGCATCAAACCGGCCTCATCCACGAAATTGAGGAGGGCGACCGGGTGCAGTTCAGCGTTAAAGCCGGCAAAAAGGGCCCCAACGCCGTCGAGGTGACGCGCATCGTGTAG